Proteins encoded together in one bacterium BMS3Abin02 window:
- a CDS encoding putative pyridoxal phosphate-dependent acyltransferase produces the protein MTDHPHAATPRADVFEKALTYDRARQAREAGFYPYFLPLESNEGSEAIYHGRRILMFGSNNYLGLTTHPKVREAARRAISELGTSCTGSRFLNGTLEMHLELERQLAEFVGKEAALVFSTGMQTNLGTISALIGRSDTVFLDKDDHASIVDAARLGWGRIKRFRHNDLGDLERQLLSTADDRGRLVVVDGLYSMEGDLAPLPEILDLSHRYGARVMVDDAHGIGVMGAGRGTAAHFGVVDETDLIMSTFSKSFASLGGFIAGDTQVVDFIQHHARALIFSASIPPPNAAAALAALEIMRSEPERVERLQRNGERWRTGLQHLGFDTGNSVSPIVPVIVGDDMVTFGMWRMLLDEGVYTNPVVSPATPNGRQLLRTSCMATHTNDQIDRALEAFEKIGKLANLI, from the coding sequence ATGACCGACCATCCCCATGCGGCGACCCCACGCGCCGACGTGTTCGAGAAGGCCTTGACGTACGACCGTGCCCGACAGGCTCGGGAGGCGGGGTTCTACCCGTACTTCCTCCCACTCGAGAGCAACGAGGGATCCGAGGCCATCTACCACGGTCGGCGCATCTTGATGTTCGGTTCGAACAACTACCTCGGCCTGACGACCCATCCGAAGGTGCGTGAGGCGGCTCGTCGAGCGATCAGCGAATTGGGGACCAGTTGCACAGGGTCACGATTCCTCAACGGGACTCTGGAGATGCACCTGGAACTCGAGCGGCAACTCGCCGAGTTCGTCGGCAAGGAAGCAGCCCTCGTGTTCTCAACCGGCATGCAGACCAACCTGGGCACGATCTCGGCGTTGATCGGTCGCAGCGACACCGTGTTCCTCGACAAGGACGACCATGCCAGCATCGTCGACGCTGCCCGCCTCGGCTGGGGGAGGATCAAGCGTTTTCGCCACAACGATCTTGGGGACCTCGAACGCCAGTTGCTGTCCACCGCCGACGACCGGGGTCGTCTGGTCGTCGTCGATGGGCTCTACAGCATGGAAGGGGACTTGGCGCCGCTTCCCGAGATACTCGATCTGAGCCACCGATACGGTGCGCGAGTGATGGTGGACGATGCCCACGGCATAGGAGTGATGGGGGCGGGGCGAGGTACTGCAGCACACTTCGGCGTCGTGGATGAGACGGATTTGATCATGTCCACGTTCTCCAAATCATTCGCGTCACTCGGCGGATTCATCGCCGGCGACACACAGGTGGTGGATTTCATCCAGCATCACGCCCGTGCGCTGATCTTCTCGGCATCGATCCCTCCGCCGAACGCCGCCGCCGCGTTGGCGGCGCTGGAGATCATGCGGTCCGAACCGGAACGGGTCGAACGGTTGCAGCGCAACGGCGAGCGGTGGCGGACCGGGCTCCAGCATCTCGGGTTCGATACCGGCAACTCCGTTTCTCCGATCGTTCCGGTGATCGTCGGTGACGACATGGTCACCTTCGGCATGTGGCGCATGCTGCTCGACGAGGGTGTCTACACGAATCCCGTTGTATCCCCTGCGACACCGAACGGGCGACAGTTGCTGCGCACGAGCTGCATGGCAACGCACACAAACGATCAGATCGACCGGGCACTCGAGGCGTTCGAGAAGATCGGAAAGCTGGCGAACCTCATCTAG
- the tig gene encoding trigger factor, which yields MNTKVTDLGPFEKLMTLEVSGETLLAAENRAARKLSREVKIKGFRPGHAPRRVVESVVGAQRLRSDAIDELLPAMVAEALNESELVPALNPSVDEIVDVDDGVEVQIKVTLWPELDTVPEFRDREIEVNVPDVDEEELRSQIDRMRDQFSELETVDRPVVEGDFVAIDLSASLDGEPIEDATVTDLLLETGSGSFIEGIDEQLIGKKAGDIVAFDGPLPAGFGDRAGEQVTFRVLVKEVKEKRLPDLTDEWVSDVTEFETVEEMRSDLEQRMTEVKRAGSMAQLRNGILEQLLDEMELEIPEGIIGAEMDTILHRFAHELEGQGISLGDYLQVTGQNQEAFVDDLRSRADRNVRTDILLNSIAKAEGIEVSEEEVAEVVDSLARQAGREPEEFRAELGEQENAVRGDILRRKALEMLVNAVVPIDQNGSRIVLIAEETKDDDQPAEETE from the coding sequence TTGAATACCAAGGTCACGGACCTGGGTCCGTTCGAGAAACTGATGACCCTCGAGGTCTCCGGCGAAACGCTGCTTGCAGCAGAGAATCGGGCGGCCCGCAAGCTGTCGCGCGAAGTCAAGATCAAGGGGTTCCGGCCCGGCCACGCGCCCCGCAGAGTCGTCGAGTCCGTGGTTGGTGCGCAGCGACTGCGCAGCGACGCGATCGATGAGCTCCTTCCGGCGATGGTCGCCGAAGCACTCAACGAGAGTGAACTCGTTCCTGCGCTCAACCCGAGTGTCGACGAGATCGTCGATGTCGACGACGGAGTCGAGGTGCAGATCAAGGTGACACTCTGGCCAGAACTCGACACGGTCCCCGAGTTTCGTGACCGCGAGATCGAGGTGAACGTCCCCGACGTCGACGAAGAAGAGCTCCGGTCTCAGATCGACCGGATGCGTGACCAGTTCTCCGAACTGGAGACGGTCGACCGCCCGGTCGTCGAGGGCGACTTCGTCGCGATCGATCTGAGTGCGAGCCTCGACGGCGAGCCGATCGAGGATGCCACGGTCACCGACCTGCTGCTCGAAACGGGTTCCGGCTCGTTCATCGAGGGCATCGACGAACAGCTCATCGGCAAGAAGGCCGGCGACATCGTCGCGTTCGACGGCCCACTTCCCGCCGGTTTCGGCGACAGGGCCGGCGAGCAGGTCACGTTTCGGGTCCTCGTCAAGGAAGTCAAGGAAAAGCGGCTGCCCGACCTGACCGACGAGTGGGTCTCCGATGTCACCGAGTTCGAAACGGTGGAGGAGATGCGCAGCGACTTGGAGCAACGGATGACAGAGGTCAAACGCGCCGGCTCGATGGCGCAGCTTCGCAACGGCATCCTGGAGCAGCTTCTCGACGAGATGGAACTCGAGATTCCCGAAGGGATCATCGGGGCGGAGATGGACACCATCCTGCACCGTTTCGCTCATGAGCTCGAAGGACAGGGGATCTCGCTGGGCGACTACCTCCAGGTCACCGGCCAGAACCAGGAGGCGTTCGTCGACGACCTTCGCAGTCGGGCCGACCGCAACGTTCGGACCGATATCTTGCTCAACTCGATCGCCAAGGCAGAAGGCATCGAGGTGTCTGAGGAAGAAGTCGCCGAGGTGGTGGATTCCCTCGCCAGACAGGCAGGTCGGGAGCCCGAGGAGTTCCGTGCAGAGCTCGGTGAACAAGAGAATGCCGTGCGCGGTGATATCCTGCGCCGCAAGGCGCTCGAGATGCTCGTGAACGCAGTCGTCCCGATCGACCAGAATGGAAGCCGGATCGTCCTGATCGCCGAAGAAACGAAGGACGACGATCAACCGGCAGAGGAGACGGAATGA
- the clpP gene encoding ATP-dependent Clp protease proteolytic subunit: protein MNAENYIVPTVIETTSRGERAFDIYSRLLKDRIVFLGTLIDDTVANLIMAQMLHLESEDPDKDVYLYINSPGGSITSLFAIYDTMQYIKPAVTTVCMGMAASAAAVILAGGEKGKRFALPHARVMLHQPSGGAQGQASDIEIQARLIMQMREQLNEILAEHTGQTMEKVSEDTERDFWMLAEEAKAYGIIDDILSRRELAAVTGA from the coding sequence ATGAACGCCGAGAACTACATCGTCCCAACGGTCATCGAAACGACAAGTCGCGGTGAGCGCGCGTTCGACATCTACAGCCGACTGCTGAAAGATCGCATCGTCTTCCTCGGTACTCTCATCGATGACACCGTCGCCAATCTCATCATGGCGCAGATGCTGCACCTGGAGAGCGAAGACCCCGACAAAGACGTCTACCTCTACATCAACTCTCCCGGCGGCTCGATCACGTCACTGTTCGCGATCTATGACACGATGCAGTACATCAAGCCGGCCGTCACGACCGTGTGCATGGGCATGGCGGCCTCGGCGGCGGCGGTGATCCTCGCCGGTGGGGAAAAGGGCAAGCGGTTCGCGTTGCCGCACGCCCGCGTGATGCTGCACCAGCCGTCGGGCGGCGCCCAAGGCCAGGCGTCCGACATCGAGATTCAGGCCCGGCTCATCATGCAGATGCGCGAGCAGCTCAACGAGATCCTCGCCGAGCACACCGGCCAGACCATGGAGAAAGTCTCCGAGGACACCGAGCGGGACTTCTGGATGCTCGCCGAGGAGGCGAAGGCATATGGGATCATCGATGACATTCTGTCGCGGCGGGAACTCGCCGCGGTGACGGGGGCGTGA